A genomic segment from Gossypium hirsutum isolate 1008001.06 chromosome D04, Gossypium_hirsutum_v2.1, whole genome shotgun sequence encodes:
- the LOC121216133 gene encoding uncharacterized protein, with the protein MYVTNAKEDPQENHFWRLNFDGAPNALGNGIGAVLVSPNGDYHPFTSKLDFDCTSNMAEYEACIMGIRAAIERKIKTLEVYGDSALVIYQLRGEWKIRDPKLIRYRRLVLELIEEFDNITFCYLPWEENQMADALATLASMIKDLSPDLGIRGSRRLKGNFSPFLAAVDGGAGAGDRRPARWPVTSR; encoded by the exons atgtatgtgACAAATGCTAAAGAGGATCCCCAAGAGAATCATTTTTGGAGactaaactttgacggagcacCGAATGCACTAGGcaatgggattggggcagtcctggTGTCTCCGAATGGAGATTATCATCCTTTTACCAGTAAATTAGACTTTGATTGCACTAGtaacatggctgagtatgaagcctGCATCATGGGTATACGGGCAGCCATAGAGCGGAAAATCAAGACATTAGAGGTGtacggagactcagcattggtaaTATACCAGCTAAGAGGGGAATGGAAGATAAGAGACCCTAAATTGATTCGTTATCGGAGATTGGTTTTGGAATTGATCGAAGAGTTTGACAACATTACCTTTTGTTATCTTCCAtgggaagaaaatcagatggctgatgctcttGCTACTctagcttccatgattaaa GATTTAAGCCCAGATTTGGGCATAAGGGGGTCGAGAAGGCTAAAAGGGAATTTTTCCCCTTTTCTGGCCGCCGTAGATGGTGGTGCCGGCGCCGGAGATCGGCGGCCGGCGCGGTGGCCGGTGACCAGCCGATGA